A genomic stretch from Macaca nemestrina isolate mMacNem1 chromosome 16, mMacNem.hap1, whole genome shotgun sequence includes:
- the LOC105490693 gene encoding lysophosphatidic acid receptor 6: protein MVSVNSSHCFYNDSFKYTLYGCMFSTVFVLGLISNCVAIYIFICVLKVRNETTTYMINLAMSDLLFVFTLPFRIFYFTTQNWPFGDLLCKISVMLFYTNMYGSILFLTCISVDRFLAIVYPFKSKTLRTKRNAKIVCIGVWLTVIGGSAPAVLVQSTHSQGNNASEACFENFPEATWKTYLSRIVIFIEIVGFFIPLILNVTCSSMVLKTLNKPVTLSRSKINKTKVLKMIFVHLIIFCFCFVPYNINLILYSLVRTQTFVNCSVVAAVRTMYPITLCIAVSNCCFDPVVYYFTSDTIQNSIKMKNWSTRRSDFRFSEVHGTENFIQHNLQTLKRKIFDNESAA, encoded by the coding sequence ATGGTAAGCGTTAACAGCTCCCACTGCTTCTATAATGACTCCTTTAAGTACACTTTGTATGGGTGCATGTTCAGCACGGTGTTTGTGCTTGGGTTAATATCCAATTGTGTTGCCATATACATTTTCATCTGCGTCCTCAAAGTCCGAAATGAAACTACAACTTACATGATTAACTTGGCAATGTCAgacttgctttttgtttttactttaccCTTCAGGATTTTTTACTTTACAACACAAAATTGGCCATTTGGAGATTTACTTTGTAAGATTTCTGTGATGCTGTTTTACACCAACATGTACGGAAGCATTCTGTTCTTAACTTGTATTAGTGTAGATCGATTTCTGGCAATTGTCTACCCATTTAAGTCAAAGACTCTAAGaaccaaaagaaatgcaaagattGTTTGCATTGGTGTGTGGTTAACTGTGATCGGAGGAAGTGCACCGGCGGTTTTGGTTCAGTCTACCCACTCTCAGGGTAACAATGCCTCAGAAGCCTGCTTTGAAAATTTCCCAGAAGCCACATGGAAAACATATCTCTCAAGGATTGTAATTTTCATTGAAATAGTGGGATTTTTTATTCCTCTAATTTTAAATGTAACTTGTTCTAGTATGGTgctaaaaactttaaataaaccTGTTACATTAAGtagaagcaaaataaacaaaactaaggttttaaaaatgatttttgtacatttgatcatattctgtttctgttttgttccttACAATATCaatcttattttatattctcttgtGAGAACACAAACATTTGTTAATTGCTCAGTAGTGGCAGCAGTAAGGACAATGTACCCAATCACTCTCTGTATTGCTGTTTCAAACTGTTGTTTTGACCCTGTGGTTTACTACTTTACATCGGACACAATTCAgaattcaataaaaatgaaaaactggtCTACCAGGAGAAGTGACTTCAGATTCTCTGAAGTTCATGGTACAGAGAATTTTATTCAGCATAACCTACAGACCTTAAAACGTAAGATATTTGACAATGAATCTGCTGCCTGA